One genomic region from Nasonia vitripennis strain AsymCx unplaced genomic scaffold, Nvit_psr_1.1 unplaced0174, whole genome shotgun sequence encodes:
- the LOC116418321 gene encoding uncharacterized protein LOC116418321 has translation MESVLNVQSPVIFDESVSHYEVHAHQPYTSLAFNNSDEIRIAIQHQDLCVLPSKSSLHICGKITRQDGQAVQHTLFVNNAISHLFEEIRYEMNVIEIDRCKNVAATTLMKGYTSFSPSQLKYLENSGWTPITDVGNIADNNGNFDVTVPLSMIFGFAEDYRKIVVNVKHELILTRSRNDLNTVLQEALMVDGGPTYEEFKIEINRIEWLIPYLMLSDRRKIQLFNYIQKDIPNSMSFRSWELYEYPVLPTTTQHVWTVKTSNQLEKPLFIILGFQTGRKGVRRQNASHFDHCNISNVKLFLNSQSYPYGNLNLDILNNQFAMLYDMYANFQNAYYSDRIVIDPFLSKEEFITNAPLIVIDCSKQNESLKQTAVDVRLEFECKRNIPVDTTAYCLILHDRIVKYNPISGDIKKLV, from the coding sequence ATGGAATCAGTTCTTAACGTACAATCCCCTGTCATCTTTGATGAATCTGTCTCGCATTATGAGGTTCATGCACATCAACCCTATACCTCACTGGCATTTAAtaatagtgatgaaattcgGATAGCTATACAACATCAAGATTTGTGTGTTCTACCATCAAAAAGTTCTCTGCATATTTGTGGAAAGATTACTAGACAGGATGGACAAGCAGTACAACACACCCTTTTTGTGAACAATGCTATTAGTCATCTCTTTGAAGAAATTCGATATGAAATGAATGTCATAGAGATTGATCGATGTAAGAATGTTGCTGCTACAACCCTGATGAAAGGTTACACATCTTTCTCACCTAGTCAACTAAAGTATCTTGAAAATTCTGGCTGGACACCTATTACTGACGTAGGAAATATAGCTGATAATAATGGAAACTTTGATGTGACAGTTCCTCTATCAATGATTTTTGGTTTCGCTGAAGATTATCGCAAAATCGTTGTAAACGTTAAGCATGAACTTATTCTCACAAGATCGAGAAATGATTTGAATACTGTTTTGCAAGAGGCTTTAATGGTGGACGGGGGACCGACATATGAAGAATTCAAAATCGAGATCAATCGTATAGAGTGGCTTATACCCTACCTCATGCTGTCAGACCGACGAAAAATACAACTATTTAACTATATTCAAAAAGATATACCGAATTCGATGAGTTTTCGTTCATGGGAGTTGTATGAGTATCCAGTACTTCCAACAACCACGCAACATGTATGGACTGTAAAAACATCGAATCAGCTGGAAAAACCACTTTTTATCATTCTCGGTTTTCAAACAGGGAGGAAAGGTGTACGAAGACAAAATGCTAGTCATTTTGATCATTGTAATATTAGTAATGTCAAACTTTTCCTCAACTCTCAGAGCTATCCGTATGGAAATCTGAATcttgatattttaaacaatcagTTTGCCATGCTTTACgatatgtatgctaattttcagAATGCGTATTATTCTGATAGAATTGTAATAGATCCCTTTTTAAGCAAAGAAGAATTCATTACAAATGCTCCACTCATAGTTATCGACTGCTCAAAACAAAACGAGTCACTCAAACAGACAGCTGTAGACGTACGTCTTGAATTTGAATGTAAGCGTAATATACCCGTGGACACTACAGCGTATTGTCTAATTCTACATGATCGCATTGTCAAGTATAATCCTATAAGTGGTGATATTAAGAAACTTGTTTGA
- the LOC107981634 gene encoding uncharacterized protein LOC107981634 — MSIEKIHYKNNSSSNNNKYKFIKTQEENKGDLSHEKFTQSWSIISSSVIEKLIEKIEESVKRLQQQNNNILNELIKMNKHLESFLQLSITQQPKKQQKGKKRKSAESKPKNCKKTKKDEGRIKSMMHSNDKAFKINTVLSCKFTKTCVENNEKVEEKEGEYMETKYFNTKNHEILSTTLLNKWFKSNVIEPLLTDIEEFQERDSGWTLHSIENIQININKFNPMRAGSSYIPLPAFIEKRKACINVKNYDNKCFIWAILSALYPVKHANHSNRLNNYIQYENILNMEGIELPVLLKSIPRFEKQNNAISINVFGLDNKDITPLYLTSCKKSNHINLLLLTNDNLDGGDVDKSDEGPEASKWFAGQLRNIEKQISDLYANPLPMPVLSQTELIGYYDSKTCHICKKLLNDDAKVRDHCHLTGKYRGPAHATCNLNYQDSKIVPVVFHNLSGYDAHFIITDVSNHFPGQIDLLPLTKEKYISFTKHVENSKIKIRFLDSFRIMPTSLEKLASYLQDYSIVNKEFSDLSTTQINLLTRKGVLPYEYISSWEKLEECKLSEKEDFFSILNDSSISDRDYEHAQNVWSTINIQTLGEYSDLYMKTDVLLLADVFENFRDQSMNVYNLDPAHYYTTPGFSWDAMLKHTGVQLKLLTDIDMVLFIERGIRGGLSQCSNRYAAANHKYMLEKYDKNKCLPYDEFQWLENCESFELFSIASDASHGYILEVDLDYPPEIHDDPFCPEHAKPPGSKLEKLLATLQPKRNYVIHYIALQQALSNGLRLVKIHKILKFKQSPWLKSYIDLNTSMRAVAKNEFEKNFFKLMNNAVFGKTMENIRKRVTVKLMSKYDGRYGVEAQISKPNFHSSSIFNENLVAIQLNKTDDDDD, encoded by the exons ATGAGTATAGAGAAGATACACTACaagaacaacagcagcagtaaCAACAACAAGTACAAGTTCATCA AGACGCAAGAAGAGAATAAAGGTGATCTTAGTCATGAAAAATTCACGCAATCCTGGTCGATAATTAGTTCAtcagttattgaaaaattaattgaaaagatAGAAGAGTCGGTGAAAAGACTACAGcagcaaaataataatatattgaatgaacttataaaaatgaacaaacatTTAGAATCATTCTTGCAATTATCAATCACACAGCAACCTAAGAAGCAGCAGAAAGGAAAGAAACGAAAATCAGCTGAAAGTAAaccaaaaaattgtaaaaaaactaaaaaagatGAAG gaagaataaaaagtatgaTGCACTCAAATGataaagcttttaaaattaacaCTGTTTTATCatgtaaatttacaaaaacatGTGTAGAGAATAATGAAAAggtcgaagaaaaagaaggagagtaCATGGAGactaaatatttcaacacgaaaaatcatgaaattttATCTACAACATTGTTAAACAAGTGGTTCAAGTCTAATGTTATTGAACCTCTACTCACAGATATTGAAGAATTTCAGGAACGTGATTCTGGTTGGACTCTACATTCTATTGAAAACATacagataaatataaataaatttaatccaaTGCGTGCCGGTAGCTCTTATATACCATTACCAGCATTCATAGAGAAAAGGAAAGCATgcataaatgttaaaaattatgataacAAATGCTTTATATGGGCAATTTTATCTGCATTATATCCAGTAAAACATGCAAACCATTCTAATAGATTGAATAATTATATTCAGtatgaaaacattttaaatatggAAGGTATTGAGTTGCCAGTATTATTGAAAAGTATCCCAAGATTTGAAAAGCAAAATAATGCAATATCAATAAATGTGTTTGGTCTAGATAACAAAGATATTACACCTCTCTATTTAACATCATGTAAAAAGAGTAACCATATCAATCTTCTTTTACTCACAAATGATAATTTAGATGGTGGTGATGTTGATAAAAGTGATGA AGGACCTGAAGCGTCAAAATGGTTTGCTGGGCAGTTAAGAAAcatagaaaaacaaataagtgATTTATATGCGAACCCTTTACCTATGCCAGTTCTATCTCAGACTGAATTAATAGGTTATTATGATTCAAAAACGTgtcatatttgtaaaaaattgttgaatgaTGATGCAAAGGTGCGTGATCACTGTCATCTCACTGGAAAATATCGAGGGCCTGCACATGCTACCTGCAATCTAAACTATCAAGATTCAAAAATAGTTCCAGTTGTGTTTCATAATTTAAGTGGTTATGATGCACACTTTATTATTACTGATGTATCAAACCATTTTCCAGGACAGATTGATTTACTACCtctgacaaaagaaaaatatatttcatttacgaAGCATGTAGAAAACAGCAAAATTAAGATAAGATTTTTAGATTCATTTAGAATTATGCCTACATCACTTGAAAAATTAGCATCATATCTTCAAGATTATTCAATTGTTAATAAAGAATTTAGTGATCTGAGTACGACACAAATAAACTTACTAACAAGAAAAGGTGTTTTACCCTATGAGTATATAAGCTCTTGGGAAAAACTAGAAGAGTGTAAGTTGTCTGAAAAAGAGGATTTTTTCAGCATTCTCAATGACTCATCGATATCTGATCGAGATTATGAGCATGCACAAAATGTATGGAGTacaattaatatacaaacactTGGCGAGTACTCAGATCTTTATATGAAGACTGATGTTTTGCTGTTAGCAGacgttttcgaaaattttcgagaTCAGAGCATGAATGTTTATAATCTAGATCCTGCTCATTATTACACTACTCCAGGATTTTCCTGGGACGCTATGCTCAAACATACAGGTGTACAATTAAAACTTCTAACAGACATTGACATGGTACTTTTTATAGAACGAGGAATTCGAGGTGGTTTGAGTCAGTGCTCTAATCGGTATGCAGCAGCTAATCATAAGTACATGCTTGAAAagtatgataaaaataaa TGTCTTCCGTATGATGAATTTCAGTGGCTTGAAAATTGTGAAAGTTTTGAATTGTTTTCCATCGCATCAGACGCTTCTCATGGTTATATTTTAGAAGTAGATTTAGATTATCCTCCTGAAATACACGATGATCCATTCTGTCCAGAACATGCAAAACCTCCGGGATCTAAGCTGGAAAAACTTTTAGCTACACTTCAACCTAAAAGAAATTACGTTATTCATTATATTGCTCTGCAACAAGCTCTTTCAAACGGTCTTCGACTTgttaaaatacataaaattctaaaatttaaGCAGTCTCCCTGGCTCAAATCATATATTGATTTGAATACTAGTATGAGGGCAGTagcaaaaaatgaatttgaaaaaaactttttcaaactAATGAATAATGCTGTATTTGGCAAGACCAtggaaaatattagaaaacgAGTTACAGTCAAACTAATGAGTAAATACGATGGAAGATATGGTGTCGAAGCTCAAATTTCGAAGCCAAACTTTCACAGTAGTTCCATATTTAATGAGAATCTAGTTGCAATACAGTTAAATAAgactgatgatgatgatgattga